AATTTGAAAATAACCACACCAATCTTTTCTCCTACACACACCATTTGCGCTAAGCTATAGCTAAGGTAActtttagcaaacattagctAGCTCTGTGTATGCAGAAGaacttttattttctgagcTAATGTCAGTATCCGCTATATAGGTTAGCTGACGAGCTTGGTTATTTGgatgagtttctgttttttaagtTACGTTTGCAGTTTTCAATTCCTTGGCATGTTAGCCAGCGGAGTTTATTAGCCTGTACACAAACAACAGTAGCATCTAAATAACGCTATGCTCAGTGTTAACCTTTGCTTTATCCTGTATTCTTGGTGTGGACAGCTAGCTACTTCAGCCGGTTTGCAGTTATGCTTACTGCCGTGCGGTGTATGCTGTCCAAGCTAGTTTCTCCATTGTGGAGGGCAGCTGAGGTGAATGGAGACGACCATTTGATTGGCACACAAGGTAAACGTAACATTCCCGTAAAGTATAAGTTAGTTAACATTCACCACGCTCAGTCATTCTTTATTTCTAGGTGTGTGAAATACAGCAATTGGTTACGCAACAACAGATCTGATGCCATGTTTGTCCACGCTTCTTTTGTTGGTCAGACATGGAGGACGTTCGCCACCTGCGGGACAGTGTAGTAACCCAGCTGTGCCTTGACTATGGCCTGATAGATGATGCAGTCTACTTCACAAGTGGAGAGGTGTTGGGCGGAGTACCACTGAAAGAAGGGGACCTGGTGAACTGCATAGTGGTACGAAAAGGTGCCCAAGGGGGATGGAAAGCTTTAAGGGTGAGAATCCAGTTTTTTTTACTCCAGCATgaatttacaaataaaacacagtttttattCACCTTGAGTCATTTGAGCGGGGTTTTGTTAGGGTTGGTGAAATAGGACATACAATATTCCATACATGTTCTATGTCTTGCTAGAATGTCAGAATCCGAATGTACATCTCATCATCCCACTTGGAGTTGCAGTAGCCTGAGAGATAATGACATGTGACTGAGGCCTGTGTGTTAATTTAACCTATTCTAGTTTATTATTGCCTACGCTTGCAGTGAGTCAGTCAGAAAAATGAGGCCATCATGGTGATTATTGTCAGGTCTGCACCATTTAATCCTGTCATTTAGGTAGAGAAGAGTGCAGATTCTtgggaggatggaggaagaacctccctggaAGCTGACTGTTTGCATCTCCGCCCTCTCATTGGCACAGTCACATCATTTGATGGAGATGGTGGCTACATAAGCAATACCACATACTTCTCACGCTACAGTCTTTGGGAAGGTACCAGAACTTGCTGTACTTTAGACGCTCTTGACCCCATGATGCTATTCATAAAGCCGCTATTCTGTCTGCACCCACAGTGGTCTATCAGCACCAAAACTTTCATGGCTCATTTCACagccagatattttttttgttattgatgtttgatgttttgccCTCAGACTGAGAGTATATTAGATAAACTCACAGCCACTCTGAAATTTACTAGCACTTGGCTGAAGGTTGATGTTAACTTTCCTGCCTGTTGGCACAcacttgtctgttttctttcttttttgttaggTTATGAGCCAATGAAAGGAGACTGGGTCcaagcaaaatattttatcaGTCCTACCCAGTGGACCACCCAGGCTCACTCTGTGGTCCCTTTACGCTATTGCCGCCTAGATCAGGTAAGTGTTTCACTGAAAGTTTTTTGTTGTGCCTAATTAGTCTTTAGTCTTCCATTTTTGAAAGGCATCACTtaattctggaaaaaaatgttaatgctttcaaaatgtttttttgtgatgttaaaACCTTGTTTTCTAATgacttctttcatttctcttccctTGTCTGAATGATCTGCTATCTCCAGGTGCAAGTGACCAGTATGTATGGTAACAGTGGAGTGGTGGCAGACAGTGTGTTCTTCAGCATGGACTCTTTGCTGCTGCCTGCCCACTACCAGCCTTTGCCAGGGCACCTTGTCAACTTGGTAATGGTGGAAAGCAGTCAGTCCCTGTTTTGTTGGAGGGCCCTGTGTATGGCACCCTGCTATCAGAGGTATTAACCACAGTATTTGGACTTACAACTTATCGATTCatctgcagatattttttttaacagtttatgATCTTTTGTTCTATGCTATTTTGATCTGGCTGATGTATATaagtaatttttaatttatttctttgctgcagtgtgaatgTTTCCGCTAAACCTCCCTCAGAGCCCAATTTCCAGAGCATTTTGGAAAACAAGGGGGGGTTGGATGTAACGGACTTTGGTCAGTTTGGAAACCTGTTGATTGGGGAGAAACGACAGCTGGTCTTCTGGATACAGTGAGTgatgaaagcagaaagaaaatattgacTATCTGAGTGTAAAGCTGCATTGAAGCACAAGTCACAAATCCCAATAAAGTGTAATTTTATGAATAGAAGTAGTCAGTGTcccagaatgtttttttttcctttgcagccTTAGTTAAAACTCCTGACACGTGTTACTATTTTGATCCGTAGGACAATATGCTGTGCTGTTTAATTGTCATTGTTCTCTTGGAACAGAAATAAAGGTTCCGATGGCCAGAGATTGAAGTGCTGTGACTTTGCTGGCTGGGACTCAAAGGGACAATTCACCCTGGTTACTTTAGGACTCACACCACTGAGACAGACACAACAGGCTTGTCAAGAAATCTGCTCTGAGtctgaagaaaaacatgtcGGTGATgcaaaagaggaagacaaagaaaatgataaGGCCCTGAAGGAGACTATCCATTCCCCCGATGTgaggagagaggatgaagaggtgGAAATTCCACCAGGAGAGAGGCTGTCTGTTGTAGTGGCCTGTCAAGCAAAgtaagtcattttttttaaactcgTGGTTGCACCAGTGCAAATTATAGAAGCAGCTAAATGAGTAATCGATCAAAAAGATGAATGTAGAAGGGAATGTTTTTGACTTGATAGATTGTCTGGGCCTACTGTCTTGCCAGATAAATTGAGCTCTAAACATTTAGTGTCTGTGGAGCTCCTTTTAGTCATCTGTATAACTTAATTACATGTGTGAAATTGCTCAGGAGTCTGGGAACCTGtgctgagctgctgttgctgcacttCTCTTCTTTCACCATCGGGAGGCGCCTAGAGGTCACAGTTAACAGCGAGGAAGAGAGCCTGCTGCAGCCCTCTGTGCCATACAGTCCTGTTGATGTGCGCCCGGTTTCAACATTGCTGACTCGCGAGTTCACTGTCTGTGCGCCAAACACGCCCAGGTATCAAAATGGCTGATTCCAGTGCTGCCTGAAGAAGAACACCAGTTTTCTTTCATATTTGCCTCTGACTCTCTGTGcttagatagatggatagatagatagatatactttattgatcccaggctgggaaattacagtgcagcaacAGCATTACACACGATGACGATCCCGCGAAAGGAAAAGAATAATCTatacacaaaatgttaaaacagCGATAAACAgagcaatataaaaatgtgtatatacaacaaatacgcagtgtaatgttgtgcagaataaaatagaatttaaagtgcagtgaaccgagtgtgtaaacatataaaactaagaaagaaacaaataaagaagtcatttatgttttaaatgttttataactcaaacacacatgtaaTATTAAACATCATTGTAACTGTTGTTCTCTGTTGCTGCTATAAAAAGCACTTTTAATGTAATAGTTTCAATGGCCTCTATATGTAATGTTGTCTTGCTATCACCAAACCAAAGGTGGATATTTTATACAAAATGAATTATCTCATTTGAGTTCGGCTTTCCCTCCTGCAGGCTTATTAAGCAACGGTTGCCAAACTTCCTACCTAACTACCCAGTGCCCCAGGCTCTCAGAGACTGTGTGGAGGCACAGAGCGACGTGCTGGTAGTACAGCCCAGCCTGGGAGAGGTAAGCATGGCTATGATGAAGTTCTTCAGTTTATCTGGTTGTGTAGAATAATCCAATAAAAGTTATAGATTAGGGCTACCTGTACAAAAGATGTGATGATTAATGGCATATTAAACACCTTAATTCAGAGGTGTCGGTTTGCTACAAAACTGACCTTTATGTTCCTGTGCTgagggaaagaaataaaacacaatttgtgTTCATGGATCAactgaaatatcacattttccttttcctgccGTGTCCGGTTGCTCAGGTGCTGTCTGCATTGAACATGCATGCACGATTCAGTGCCCTTCTCTGGCTGGAAGAGCTGCAGGCAGAGAGGGAACTGAGAGAATTCACAATCAATGGCGCCATTCTCAGGAAAGGAGTGGGATACCTGCACCTAGAGGTTCCTGGGTTGGCTGAAGGCAGACCCAGTCTCAATTTAGGTGAGGAAGGCTTAGAGATCTTCCTTCATCTCTGTTGGATTATTACAGAGCTTCATGCTGTAAGTTTCTGCAATTCACAGGAAGAGTTCTGACAACTTTGCTCTGCAGGTGACAGAATAGTGTTGAAGAAACCACAGAGTGACGGTGTGGTACTGAAGTACATTAGTTATGTCGCAGAGGTACGGAGGTGTTTGATAGTCTGAAATGTCTTTTATGTTCTGCATTATCAAACATAAGTGCTCATTGAATTTCGATTTAATCTGACGCCCTGTTTTGACTCTCAGATCAGTGAAGAGGATGTGCGTTTAAGAGTGAGCTCAGATTTTCAGCACAGCTACCTCGGAGAGCCACTCGATGTTGAGTTCACTTACAACAGGTTAGAAAAGGGATCACATTCATGATTTCACAAATGCATTCACATTGCACCCCAGAAATAATGCATCATAGTTGTAACAAGAGCATTTGGATTGCTTGCGTTGCCAGATTGACCATGAGGCGATGTCACAATGCAATCGACCAAGCAAAAGACTTTGGGGAGAGTAAGTTTATGTTTTCTACATATTGCTTTAATTCTTTATGGTATGTGTTTACTGCCATTTCAGACATCATGGGGAGGACAGGTTCTTTATTCAGTTTAACTGTACCCACAGTTACATGCAGTATACAGTGCTCTTTGGGAGATTCATTGTAAGATGTTTTTGGaagcacacactgacattcatGGAGACTTTCATACATAGGTAATGTAAATCCTATTATAAAATGACTTAAAAGGTGGGCGTAGTCCTTATAAACACGTTTTGATTGTCATCCGATTCTCAGAAAGCACTGAACATTTGCTGATGTAGTGAAGTGATTACTATCTTCTGAAATCATATTTTAGTGGGAGGACACGCAGTGATgctacagattttttttttaaatttttgctcCGTGGGATGCCGTACCTTCCCTCGTCCTTTTTATTTGCCATTGTGAGAGAAAACTGAATTGTTTCTAGAGATGAATAAAATGTCccattttatcctgtttttctCAGGTGCTTTGAGACAATCAAAATATATAACCATATTTCATGATGGCTGCAGAGGTTCATTTTAAAGGTATTCTAGTATGAAAttgctgttattttcttgtTGTGCAGTTCTCTTCCCGACTAGAGTGACTGTACAGGCCCCTCTGTGGACAGGAAAGTGGATAGAGGAgtcagacaaagagaaaacattgGAGTACAaagaggtgaaagaaagaaaataatcttaATGCGATTAAGTCCAGTCTTTTTTTAAGTGTAATTGTATCTCAATGGCAGACTGCAGCCACAGAAAATGGAAAGGTGTCAAACATTTCCATCGACATGGAGTCAAAGGCTACACAAACTAAAGGTACAGGTATTAGATTCTTGATGTGGTACAAGCTTTATTTGCACATATCATATAACAGTGAGAACATCGCTATATATTTGCTTCTAGATGGTAGCCTGTCATCCAAGCCCATCCCCAGCAAAGGGCACTTCTTTAACCCAGACCTGAACCCCCCCCAGAGAGAGGCAGTGAAGAGGATCCTAGCAGGAGAGTGTCGACCTTGTCCTTATGTGCTTTTTGGACCTCCGGGCACTGGAAAGACCATCACCCTCATAGAGGCCATACTACAGGTAGATACccataaacacatacaacaacataCAAATAAAGGCCTGTATTCATTATAAGGCCAATATTAGGATTTTAAAGAAACCCTTtaaatgagtgaatgtgtgtatgcaccagtcagccacagcattaaaaacactgacaggtgaagtgaataacattaatcatcatGCAGTGTTCTGCGGAGAAACCTTGAGTTCTGGCAaccatgtggatgttctttgacacacaccaccctccTAAACATTGCAGATGCACTTCTTGTGTGAGTTCATGAAGTCTTTCCACCTCCAGGTTTACTACTTCGTGCCAAGTAGTCGGGTTCTCGTATGTACTCCTTCCAACAGCGCCGCTGATCTCATCTGTGTCCGCCTGCACCACAGTGGCTTCTTGCACGCTGCAAGTTTGGCCCGTGTCAATGCGTCCTGTAGGCAGGATGAGGTACTGCACTGCATCAAGGAAAAGAATtccactgcagtttttttgtttgtttttttttggcaacaGATGCCTAATTTACAATGTGAttatcaaagaggaaaacatgcaCCCTCCTTTATGCTGTAAGGTCTGTACAGTTTGTCTTCACCATGTGCCACCAGGTTGGGTGCCACAGTTGTCAGTAATCATTCTAAATAATAGATGAGGTTGTGATAGCGTGCTCTGTGTACATCCTTCTTTAGAACTTTATTATCTACATGCCttgttgatttctgtttttatcctTAGTCCATCCCAGAAGTGTTAAAACTGTACTCTAAGGCTGGAGAGGACATCCGTCATGCCTCCTTTCACAGGATTGTGGTCAGCACCTGCTCCAGCGCTGGCATGTTCCATAATTTAGGACTACAGTAAGGCCTTAGCTGTAGTTAAAATGTAGTTTGAGCTGTTTAAATGAGCAgattttgtcttcacttttctttcttctgacttagtttgtgggtttgtttttcttcagagtgGGACATTTTACCCACATTTTTCTGGATGAAGCCGGCCAGGCAACAGAACCAGAGTCCCTGATCCCCATAAGTCTTCTATCGGTGAGAGATGGACAGGTCAGTACAAAAGCTCGACTACATTCAGACTCCAAGGGCTCTGATCACTGCCTCTGTCTTGTGTGCAGACATGTTACAATTGAATGTTCAATGTAATTAATACCAGCTGcgtttttgtttcattgtttacCTCAGTTATTGGTGAGCCATAACACTCATATTGTACACTTATGTTCTCACCTTCTATTttcatgctgtgttttcagattagtgctcagacattttttaaaactgattaaaatagAACACAATGAGCCTTATTCATAACTTGCGTGAGGGTCAttgattaaaaatgacttttttttcctttgcatgCTTAGATAGTTCTGGCTGGAGACCCCTGTCAGTTGGGCCCACTAGTTAAGTCCAAGCTGGCTGCTACCTTTGGCCTGGGTGTGTCTTTGCTGGAGAGGCTGATGGCCAACCCATTGTACTCCAGACACGACTGGGGATATAACCCTATGCTGGTTGGTGTACTGCATACAAAATCTTCTGTTTCTCCCCCTTTGGGTTTTCGCTGAGCTTATTCGTAATTCACTTTTGCTAGGAAGCTTTTATTGCACTTACTGTCAGCTTGAGTTAATGTTATCTTCACTTTGcatctttctttcctccacCCTCTTCTGTATATCtctgatttatatttatatagagAATGTTAGTTAGGCAAGCCAGTTGGTTTAAAATTTAGCAAGGCTAATTATTGAAACAGGTCTTAATCAAGTGTAAAGTCGTGAAGAGAGAATCAAGTTATTGTGCTGCATGGATCTTGTAACAGTCACTTCTGCATCACCAGCCTCGGCAGAGAAGGTACAtgcaaagagaagaaagtgtaaaatttcaaattaaaggaATGATTGAATGGTCTGCCAACTTTAAGGTGTTCACACTGACATTCATGAAGGTTGATGCCGTTTGTAGTGTATTCATCTCTGTTctgttgcaattttttttttagtgttacTGTTGATAACATGTAGTTGCCTTGTAACAAGAATAGCACAAATAATTAATCTTGGAGGAATTTATTGAAGAACACTTGCATGTACTGGATGCATCATCGTTGTAAAGCTTGTCTTTTACTTCTACAGGTGACTAAGTTGATCTACAACTATCGTTCTCACGAGGCCTTGCTCACGCTGCCCTCCAAGCTCTTCTACCGGGGTGAACTGAGCTTTAAAGCCTCCAGGGCAATAGTAGACTCTCTCTGCCAGTGGAAAACCCTGCCCAAGAAAGGCTTCCCACTCGTCATCCATGGAGTTAGGGTGAGTGGTTTTTACACTTACCAAATACTGTAAGAAATATGGCTGCGCCCCTGCAAGTGTATTCTAATTCAGAGTCTACAGAGGCCTGTTCTCTATCACAAATTTAGTATTCCTCTACATCATGTCATCTGAAAAATTGAATCCTTGTTGCAATTAGTGTCACTTCAAGTTACCTCGATATTCACTTCCCATATTTAGTCCAGGGATTTTGTTCTGCCCTAGGGCAGAGAAATGAGGGAAGGCAACAACCCATCGTGGTTCAACCCAGCAGAAGCTGTACAGGTCATGCTCTACTGCTGCCAGCTGGCCAAGAAGCTCTACAACCCTGTGGATGTTTCTGACATTGGCATCGTTGCCCCATACAAGAAACAAGTAAGACTGCAATTTGCATACTGATCAAAGCTTTGAAACACTCTTGTTGCAAGAGTGGGATCTCCATTCTTTTTCCATCTTAGTGGGGGAAATCTAATTCAGCATCATTTCATGTTACTCCAGGATAGATGTCTTCTGAATGTTTTAAGTGACTTTGCATATTGTAAACCATCAATGACCCTGTTTCCCAATTTCTCCAGTGTGAGAAGATTCGAGTTCTGCTGGGTAAGGTGGGCCTGTCTGACATCAAAGTTGGCTCTGTGGAGGAGTTCCAGGGACAGGAGTTCCTGGTCATCATCATGTCTACGGTAAGCAGAAAGAGATTTGGCATCTGAGTTTGGCCCACACAGAAGGAACTGGTTTCaggaacagttcaacagttATTGACCACACTAAGATTGTTTTTTGGCGCCACCATGTGGTTGatttaatgtgatgtttttgtgtctcatGAGTTTGTAGGAATTGCAACTTTTGAGATGTTGAtgacttgtttttgtcttaATGTAACTCAAATCAATGTTAAATGTACACTCAGCTAAGCTCAGCTTGCATTCTCTCTAATTCACTAAGTGTTTGATAAATTAAGTCACTTCAGCTGTCTTCTGGAGCATCTCAGAGTCTCTTTAACATTTCAGTATGTCTTCAAGTCGTACAAATGATAAAGGACTGGGGTCTGCTCACCTTGGAGGTGAAGGGGAAGCAGCAGTCATTGCTGTTCTTTGAATGTGTTCAGTCAAATGTGTGGTACGTGAGCAAGATTAACATACATTAACATACATTAAAATTTCATCTCAACATTTTGCCAGAGGTTTAAAACCAGATTTGGTTCATTTCTGAATAACGAATTCATGAAA
This is a stretch of genomic DNA from Scatophagus argus isolate fScaArg1 chromosome 7, fScaArg1.pri, whole genome shotgun sequence. It encodes these proteins:
- the mov10l1 gene encoding RNA helicase Mov10l1 isoform X2, producing MLTAVRCMLSKLVSPLWRAAEVNGDDHLIGTQDMEDVRHLRDSVVTQLCLDYGLIDDAVYFTSGEVLGGVPLKEGDLVNCIVVRKGAQGGWKALRVEKSADSWEDGGRTSLEADCLHLRPLIGTVTSFDGDGGYISNTTYFSRYSLWEGYEPMKGDWVQAKYFISPTQWTTQAHSVVPLRYCRLDQVQVTSMYGNSGVVADSVFFSMDSLLLPAHYQPLPGHLVNLVMVESSQSLFCWRALCMAPCYQSVNVSAKPPSEPNFQSILENKGGLDVTDFGQFGNLLIGEKRQLVFWIQNKGSDGQRLKCCDFAGWDSKGQFTLVTLGLTPLRQTQQACQEICSESEEKHVGDAKEEDKENDKALKETIHSPDVRREDEEVEIPPGERLSVVVACQAKSLGTCAELLLLHFSSFTIGRRLEVTVNSEEESLLQPSVPYSPVDVRPVSTLLTREFTVCAPNTPRLIKQRLPNFLPNYPVPQALRDCVEAQSDVLVVQPSLGEVLSALNMHARFSALLWLEELQAERELREFTINGAILRKGVGYLHLEVPGLAEGRPSLNLGDRIVLKKPQSDGVVLKYISYVAEISEEDVRLRVSSDFQHSYLGEPLDVEFTYNRLTMRRCHNAIDQAKDFGEILFPTRVTVQAPLWTGKWIEESDKEKTLEYKETAATENGKVSNISIDMESKATQTKDGSLSSKPIPSKGHFFNPDLNPPQREAVKRILAGECRPCPYVLFGPPGTGKTITLIEAILQVYYFVPSSRVLVCTPSNSAADLICVRLHHSGFLHAASLARVNASCRQDESIPEVLKLYSKAGEDIRHASFHRIVVSTCSSAGMFHNLGLQVGHFTHIFLDEAGQATEPESLIPISLLSVRDGQIVLAGDPCQLGPLVKSKLAATFGLGVSLLERLMANPLYSRHDWGYNPMLVTKLIYNYRSHEALLTLPSKLFYRGELSFKASRAIVDSLCQWKTLPKKGFPLVIHGVRGREMREGNNPSWFNPAEAVQVMLYCCQLAKKLYNPVDVSDIGIVAPYKKQCEKIRVLLGKVGLSDIKVGSVEEFQGQEFLVIIMSTYVFKSYK
- the mov10l1 gene encoding RNA helicase Mov10l1 isoform X1; the protein is MLTAVRCMLSKLVSPLWRAAEVNGDDHLIGTQDMEDVRHLRDSVVTQLCLDYGLIDDAVYFTSGEVLGGVPLKEGDLVNCIVVRKGAQGGWKALRVEKSADSWEDGGRTSLEADCLHLRPLIGTVTSFDGDGGYISNTTYFSRYSLWEGYEPMKGDWVQAKYFISPTQWTTQAHSVVPLRYCRLDQVQVTSMYGNSGVVADSVFFSMDSLLLPAHYQPLPGHLVNLVMVESSQSLFCWRALCMAPCYQSVNVSAKPPSEPNFQSILENKGGLDVTDFGQFGNLLIGEKRQLVFWIQNKGSDGQRLKCCDFAGWDSKGQFTLVTLGLTPLRQTQQACQEICSESEEKHVGDAKEEDKENDKALKETIHSPDVRREDEEVEIPPGERLSVVVACQAKSLGTCAELLLLHFSSFTIGRRLEVTVNSEEESLLQPSVPYSPVDVRPVSTLLTREFTVCAPNTPRLIKQRLPNFLPNYPVPQALRDCVEAQSDVLVVQPSLGEVLSALNMHARFSALLWLEELQAERELREFTINGAILRKGVGYLHLEVPGLAEGRPSLNLGDRIVLKKPQSDGVVLKYISYVAEISEEDVRLRVSSDFQHSYLGEPLDVEFTYNRLTMRRCHNAIDQAKDFGEILFPTRVTVQAPLWTGKWIEESDKEKTLEYKETAATENGKVSNISIDMESKATQTKDGSLSSKPIPSKGHFFNPDLNPPQREAVKRILAGECRPCPYVLFGPPGTGKTITLIEAILQVYYFVPSSRVLVCTPSNSAADLICVRLHHSGFLHAASLARVNASCRQDESIPEVLKLYSKAGEDIRHASFHRIVVSTCSSAGMFHNLGLQVGHFTHIFLDEAGQATEPESLIPISLLSVRDGQIVLAGDPCQLGPLVKSKLAATFGLGVSLLERLMANPLYSRHDWGYNPMLVTKLIYNYRSHEALLTLPSKLFYRGELSFKASRAIVDSLCQWKTLPKKGFPLVIHGVRGREMREGNNPSWFNPAEAVQVMLYCCQLAKKLYNPVDVSDIGIVAPYKKQCEKIRVLLGKVGLSDIKVGSVEEFQGQEFLVIIMSTVRSNESVESDDMQSALGFLSNPKRFNVAVTRPKALLLVVGNPHVLIRDPCFRALLQYCFLNGAYLGCDPPSSLRDTQIVTEEQSSA